The genomic window CTATCGAACTTTTATTGTACCATCATGGTTCCTAGAAAGCTGGATGTTTTATTTAGTTCATAATAGAAATATCTTCTGAGTGATCCATTATGCTGTTCAGAATTCAATTATTGGTTTTTTTAATCATCGCTTTACTTTGAAATAATATTATTACTGCCaaagaaaatattacttttttgTGTATCTGTCATCTTGTATTGTGTAAGTTTGTTggttgaaaaaaaaggaataccTCAGTGTTATATATTGCTTCTGGCTTAAGCCTACCATGGCATTCTTCATTGACCTCTGTATGATACTCACCTTTCTTTTGTCAGAGGCAACGGTGTTCCATGTCTTGTTGTTTATTTAAAGAAATAGTAAGAGGGATCAAGCAGACTTTTTAATgattatgtctttctttttttcttaagattaACCTGTGCATTTTTATACCAGttattttctgaaatctttcttttcctctatccCCCACATTGAACCTTTCATCTGAAAAACAGTTCAAGCAAAACCTATCAATACGGCTGCAAAGTCTGATAGAGTATTCAGAATTTCTGAAACAATCCAAATCTTTTAGAGAATACCAcatcctttttgtttatttttttcttgaatatgTAAAGGTATCTTACTGGTTAGAGCAAAATATAACTTTAAAGAATCTCCCTTTTAACATGTACTTCCGATGCATAGGTTAATATCAAAAAAAGACGCATTGATGAATGAATATGGATAACTTTACTCAATGATCCTCTAATTAAAGTAGCATAAGATAGTAGATGGAGAGTTAGCCTTGAAGCCAAGGAGACCTGGCTTCAGGTTCCACCAATGATACATATTAActgtttgaccttaggcaagacaCATTCTCTCAGGACCCTAACCAAGCTATAAATTGCAGATCAGGTGACAATCTATATTAGTGGATGAAGGACTTCCCTATGCTAATGGTACCACACCTCCAGTTCCTGTTACTCTACAATCAAGgcattatacacatacatacatacatgtctatatatacacacatgtatgtacatacatgtatacatgctaCACAACTATGATATTCACCGTTGCCAAGGATGATGTCTTGTAGGCTACAAATTAGAGGCATTCTATATAATTGATGAGGTCTTACAAGCATTTCTGACTTTAATTGAATTGTGTTGACTTCATCAAGGAGCCAAACAATACAGAATTCCCAAAATGGGATCCATTAccactaaaaagaaataaatttgatGATACATATATAACAATACCTATTGTCCACCTTGTTGATGTGCAATTGCTTCATTGACTGCCTGACAAAAACTGTAGATGGGCAAAAATCTTGATCCAAGGTTGAACAGGAGGAAAGCaggctatttttttattctgaatttaagaaacaaCAAACAAGATTAACATTTCCATATGtacatagaattttttaaaagggattgTACAAGAAACTAAAAATCTTCATCATATACAACTTGCTTCTCTTTTTAAGTATATCATAAATACAACATGAAACTACTTTCTAAGATGTCCTGCTCATCTGTGATTCCTTCTAGCCTTCGTTCTTCTCTCCTCTATACATTGCAAAATGTATCAATaccactctttcctttctttttacttttttcttctttttggaaaCTTTACCTCCTCcaaattttccttctccttccccctcccacaatgcatgaaaaaagaaaaaataactcctACAAAAGTATGCATAGTCCAGAAAAAAGATTTCCCCTGTTGGCGGTGTCAGAAAAATATATGTTTTGTTCTACAACTTGAACCCATCATCTCTCAGTAAAATGGGTAGCTTGCGTCATCATTGTTGCTCTAGAATTGGGGTAGATCATTTCATtcatcagaattcttaaatcttgTCAGTTTCATTTGGCAATTTGCATACTACTTGCAAAGATTCCTAGGCGCTCCCAGATCCCAGATCACATATTTGATATACCCAAATTCCGCTAGTCTCGTAATCATGCTCCAAATCATGCAATGtcaaaataagtgaaaaagtcAAAATAGCAGGTGATCAAAATGTCAATAGAAAAATACATGTTTGTAAATAGTGTGCATACTAttatttttcacacacacacacatacatacacaagttATGGTTGAAAATTCTATCAAAAGAGTAAGGCAAAGCAAGAAGTAAGATACATGCAGTCTGCACTGGTACTAGCAAAATGTTTAGATAAAGTCTTTGTTAGAAACATCTCAAGCACGATGATTAGTAATTCTTCGGAGAATTTATGgaagaatatgaacaaaaatgAGGATGAGGCTAAAGGAATGTATGGGAAATGTACCAGGAGAGGAAGGGCTCACATCAAAGAAATCCCTTATCCACTGAAGCATGGATAGCAGGGATACCAATGATTTAGTTGTCGTTTGTCCGTCgtgttcaaagaggaccaacaTCATGGAGTAatttggatttaggtgaggcagaggTACACAAAGTGTTCAGACTTTACTCTCCCTTcctgagtcatcagagtccagtagcaagacaaaagtcaagataactggcgATTGCTTCAGATGCAGTGGAGGATCTTGGCGTCTTCTATGTCTgcccaagctctaagcactccacagcatctTCGTCGGCCACCTTCATCGGCGTTGGAATACATaattttcatctgcccattctaccaggAGACGTCCTCATATGCTTGGGATAGATAACCCCCTAACTTCCCGGCAGTTATGAGGCCTGTCGGTTACACTCGACCTGGTTTTAGCCTGTCTGCCCACACGGTTGAAGCTCGAATGTCCCCACACGTTGAGCATTTCCGTGCAGGTATATTAAAAAGTTACTAGGAAAAGTGAGTGAAAAGAAGTTATCAAGATGAATCTACCAACAAAACGTCACTACTATTACTTAAAAAGAGTGATAGAAAAGTCACCTGAAAAAAGTATTATGACAATGAAATCACGAGAAGCAGTGTAATACGGTGGAAATGGCGATATATTTCAATTCAGAGGACAGGGCTTGGAATCCAGCTTGTGGTGattgctagctgggtgactttgggcaagtcagttctcCTGGGGGAAATTCAGTTTCttactctgtaaaataaggaattgaCCTGTGAGCTCCTTGCAGCTGTAAAATGATGGTCCTATAATTTTCTGTCACAAATAGTGTTTCtaataaagagaaggaaagacaaaattgCAAAAAATGATATGGAAAAACTAGCATGTGGTACtctaatagaaagaaaagatatttgtTAATCCTAGTTGTcactgaaatgatttttcttgGAAAACAAGATCTGTTTATAAGAGACTTGTTTCAGTTCTAGACAGAGACACTGGGAGCCGCTGTCGGCCAATGTGGAGAGAGAGCTGGAACTGAGAGCCAGCTTCCTGCTGGGTAATTTCCTGCTCGCCAACAAAGCCTTCTATTCATTCAAGCTCGGGTCCCACAGAATCTTCTCTGGAGCCCCTGGATTTGCAGCCACGCTAGACTACACAGTGGAATTAGTCCTTTAATACGGATTCATACAACTCACGATCACCTACTCTTCTGCTTCTGGGGAACTAAAGAGCTTCTGTCTGTACGCAGAGCCTGAAAGATGGGAAGGAGCTCCGGGCAAAGAGCTCTGACTCTGAGGCCGCAGGTACTGGTCCCCTTTTTGGTGTCTTTGTTCCGTTGTGCGTTTTCTGAGCAGATCCGTTACTCCATTCCAGAGGAGATGGCGAAAGGGTCGGTAGTGGGGAACCTCGTCAAGGATCTGGGACTAGAGGTGCGGGACTTGCGGGTTAGGAAACTACGGGTTAGCGCAGACAGGGAATACTTTAGCGTCAGCTCGGAGAGCGGGGAATTGCTAGTCAGCAGCAGAATAGACCGAGAGGAAATATGTGGAAGGAAGTCCGTGTGCTCGCTTGATTTCGAAACAGTTGCCGAAAATCCACTAAGTATTTTCCATGTAACTGTGGTCGTGCTCGATATTAACGATAATGTCCCGCTATTCGAGCGATCTCGCGTAGATTTAAAGATCTCAGAATCCATTCAAGTAGGGTCGTCCTTTCCTCTGGACCCCGCTGTGGATTCAGACGTTGGGATTaattctttgcaaagatactaccTTGAACAAAACAGTTACTTTGATCTAACGGTGAAACAGAGTCCAGATGGCAATAAATACCCTGAGTTGATACTGAAAAAATCTCTGGATAGGGAACAGCAGAGTTCACATCAGTTGGTCTTGGTGGCCTTGGACGGAGGGCAGCCAGCCCAAAATGGCACTGTTCAGATCAGAATCAATGTTGTGGATGCCAATGATAATGCCCCAGTATTCAGCCAGCAAGTCTACAGAGTCAGTGTGCGAGAGAGCCTGCCCCCAGGATCTTCAGTACTGCGTGTGATGGCCACCGACCAGGATGAGGGAGTCAATGCAGAAATTACCTTCTCTTTCCAAAATGCAGCCAAAGATGTGAAACTCTTATTCGACTTGGATCAAAAGACCGGAGAAATCACGACTAAGAATAATCTGGACTTCGAGTATACTAATAGTTATACTTTAAGCATAGAAGCAAAAGACTTTGGAGATCTAGCATCACACTGCAAAATCCACATAGAAATTCTCGATGAAAATGACTGTGCCCCTGAAATGATTGTGACATCTGTGTTCAGTCCAGTTCCAGAGAATTCTGAGCCTGGTACTGTCATTGCTCTTCTGAAAATTCGTGATCAAGATTCAGGAGAAAATGGGGAGGTTATGTGTTATCTTCAAGGAAATGTTCCCTTCAAATTAGAATCCTCTTCTAAGAATTACTACAAGCTACTGACAGACGGAATTCTGGACCGTGAGCAGACCTCGGAGTATAACGTCACTGTGACTGCTATTGACAAAGGAAACCCCCCTCTATCCACCAGTAAGACCTTCACTCTTCACATAGCAGACGTCAATGATAATGCTCCAGTCTTCCTGAAATCTTCCTATGTGGCCTATGTTCCTGAGAACAGTCCTTCAGGTGCATCTATTTCCTGTGTCTCAGCAATTGACCCAGACCTGGAGCAAAACAGTCGCTTGTCCTACTCCATTATCAACAGCGACCTAGCTTTGCTGTTGCTGTCCTCCTATGTATCGGTCAGCGTCCACAGTGGAGAAATCTTTGCTCAGCGCTCTTTTGACTATGAGCAGGTCCGCACCTTCGAGTTGACCCTCCAGGCCTGTGATGCTGGCTCCCCTGCCCTCTGTGCTAATGTTACCTTGCGAGTGTTCATAGTGGATCGAAATGACAATGCTCCAATCATCCTTTATCCGACCCTGGGGGATGACGGTTCAGCCCTGTTCGACGTGGTCCCTAGCTCAGCAGAGCCTGGCTATCTAGTCACAAAGGTTGTGGCGGTGGATGTAGACTCAGGGCACAATGCCTGGTTGGCCTACCACATGCTGCAGGCCACGGATCCGGGACTCTTCAGCTTGGGGCTGCGCACGGGAGAGGTTAGGACAGCTCGGGCTATGACTGACCAAGACTCTGCTCGGCACCGCCTTCTGGTCTCTGTGCAGGATGGAGGCCAGCCCCCTCTGTCCGCTACTGTGACTCTTCACCTAGTCTTTGCAGACAGCCTGCAGGATGTTTTGCCAGAAATGAGGGAGGAGCACTCAGATATCCTGGACCCTCAGTCTGAGCTACAGTTTTACCTGGTCCTAGCTTTAGCTTTAATCTCCTTCTTGTTTCTTCTCAGTGTAGTACTGGCTATTGCCCTGCGCCTTCAAAAATCCTCCAATTCCAAGTTATTAGGTTGTTTCAGAGCAGATATTTGCTCTCACCCTGCACCTGAAATAGTCCCAAACTACAGTCAGGGGACTTTACCATATTCTTATAATCTGTCTGTGGCCTCCAAATCaggaaaaatggaatataattttcTCAGGTTGACTGGGGATATGGCTGCT from Notamacropus eugenii isolate mMacEug1 chromosome 1, mMacEug1.pri_v2, whole genome shotgun sequence includes these protein-coding regions:
- the LOC140518407 gene encoding protocadherin gamma-B2 isoform X26, encoding MAKGSVVGNLVKDLGLEVRDLRVRKLRVSADREYFSVSSESGELLVSSRIDREEICGRKSVCSLDFETVAENPLSIFHVTVVVLDINDNVPLFERSRVDLKISESIQVGSSFPLDPAVDSDVGINSLQRYYLEQNSYFDLTVKQSPDGNKYPELILKKSLDREQQSSHQLVLVALDGGQPAQNGTVQIRINVVDANDNAPVFSQQVYRVSVRESLPPGSSVLRVMATDQDEGVNAEITFSFQNAAKDVKLLFDLDQKTGEITTKNNLDFEYTNSYTLSIEAKDFGDLASHCKIHIEILDENDCAPEMIVTSVFSPVPENSEPGTVIALLKIRDQDSGENGEVMCYLQGNVPFKLESSSKNYYKLLTDGILDREQTSEYNVTVTAIDKGNPPLSTSKTFTLHIADVNDNAPVFLKSSYVAYVPENSPSGASISCVSAIDPDLEQNSRLSYSIINSDLALLLLSSYVSVSVHSGEIFAQRSFDYEQVRTFELTLQACDAGSPALCANVTLRVFIVDRNDNAPIILYPTLGDDGSALFDVVPSSAEPGYLVTKVVAVDVDSGHNAWLAYHMLQATDPGLFSLGLRTGEVRTARAMTDQDSARHRLLVSVQDGGQPPLSATVTLHLVFADSLQDVLPEMREEHSDILDPQSELQFYLVLALALISFLFLLSVVLAIALRLQKSSNSKLLGCFRADICSHPAPEIVPNYSQGTLPYSYNLSVASKSGKMEYNFLRLTGDMAAPQDLLFNDGSCGLENSTGESKVISDFVISSHQAPPNTDWRFSQAQRPGTSGSQNGDEGGTWPNNQFDTEMLQAMILASANEAADGSSTLGGGAGTMGLSARYGPQFTLQHVPDYRQNVYIPGSTATLANAAGKRDGKAPAGGNGNKKKSGKKEKK